From the Streptomyces syringium genome, one window contains:
- a CDS encoding DUF4259 domain-containing protein, whose product MGTWDIGPFENDMAADFAFALDEVAETGREAMVRQALITAISTQGYLDSSEGAEAVAAAALVAARCPGGKPVSSVYGPKEPMPAFADDLRACAAEALDRVLAADSELAELWGESGDDRWRQSVIRLRETVVRRHAVTSSR is encoded by the coding sequence GAACGACATGGCCGCAGACTTCGCCTTCGCCCTGGACGAGGTTGCCGAGACCGGTCGTGAGGCCATGGTCCGCCAGGCTCTGATCACCGCGATCAGTACCCAGGGGTACCTCGACAGCTCCGAGGGAGCGGAGGCCGTGGCCGCAGCCGCGCTCGTCGCAGCTCGTTGCCCCGGAGGCAAGCCGGTCAGCTCCGTCTACGGCCCCAAGGAGCCCATGCCGGCTTTCGCCGACGACCTGCGCGCGTGTGCAGCCGAGGCTCTCGACCGGGTCCTGGCAGCGGATTCCGAGCTGGCTGAACTCTGGGGCGAGAGCGGTGATGACCGGTGGCGACAGAGCGTCATCCGCCTGCGGGAGACAGTTGTGCGGCGGCATGCGGTCACCAGCTCCAGGTAG